CAGCCGAGCGTGATCACGAAGTCGCCCTCGCGCGCGATGCGCGCGGTGTGGTCGGCGGCCTCCTGCCAGTCGGCGACGAACGCCACCTTGGACGGGTCGTTGAACCGGTCGGCCACCAGCTGGCCGGTGACGCCGGGCTCAGGGTCCTCCCGGGCGCCGTACACGTCGAGCACCACGGTCTCGTCGGCGAGCGTCTCGAGCACCTCGGCGAACTCGCCCGCGAACAGGCGGGTGCGGCTGTAGAGGTGCGGCTGGTGCACCGCGATGATGCGCCCCTCGCCCACCACCGTGCGCGCGCCCGACAGCGCGGCGGCGACCTCGGTCGGGTGGTGCGCGTAGTCGTCGTAGACGCTCACGCCCCCCACCGTGCCGTGCAGCTCGAACCGACGGCCGGTGCCGCCGAACGCCGCGATCGCCGCGAGCGTCTCCGCGGGCGGGAAGCCCACCCCCACCAGCACCGCGAACGCCCCGGCCGCGTTGATGGCGTTGTGCACGCCGGGCACCGCCAGTCGGGTGCGGTAGGTCGCGCCCCCGTGGTCGATGGCGAACTCCACCGGGCCCTCGGCGACGATCGAGTGCACGCGCACGTCGGCCGAGTCGGCCTCGCCGAAGGTGAGTACCCGCCGGTGCGAGAGGCGCTCCTTGACGCGCAGTGCGCCGGGGTCGTCGGCGGAGATCACGACGAGCTCGCGCGCCCGGTCGGCGAAGGTGACGAATGCGTCCTCGAACGCCTCGAACGAGCCGTAGTGGTCGAGGTGGTCGGGGTCGACGTTGGTCACGAGCGCGACGGAGGTGTCGTAGAGCAGGAACGAGCCGTCGGACTCGTCGGCCTCGACGACGAACCACTCCCCCGAGCCGCGCGCCGAGCTCGTGCCGAGCGCCTGGATGACACCGCCGTTGACGAAGCTCGGGTCCTGCCCGAGGCCGATGAGCCCGGTGATGATCATGCCGGTCGACGTCGTCTTGCCGTGCGCACCGGCCACCGAGATGAGCCGCTGCGAGCGGATGAGCCAGGCCAGCGCCTGCGAGCGGTGCAGCACCGGGATGCCGTGCTCGAGCGCGTACCGGTACTCCGGGTTGTCCTGCCAGAGCGCGCCCGTCACGACGACCGTGTCGGCGTCGCCGACGTGCGCGGCATCGTGCCCGATCGAGACCTCGGCCCCGAGCTCGCGCAGCACGCGCACCGCGTCGGAGTCCCGCACGTCGCTTCCCGTCACCCGGTGCCCCGCGCCGAGGAAGAGCCGCGCGATGCCGCTCATGCCCGCGCCGCCGATGCCGACGAAGTGGACGGCGCCGATGGTCTCGGGCATCTCGATGGAGGTGTCGGGCTTGATCGTCACGTGCGATGTGCTCTCTCTGGTCGGCGGGTCGACGCGTGCGCGTCCGAGGTCAAGGCTACGCGCGTCGGGCGGGTCAGGGCGCTCCCGCGCCGAGCGCCTCGTCGACGAGCGCGACCATGCGGTCGGTGCCGTCGATGACGCCGGCCGATGCCGCGGCCGACGCCATCGCGGCCACCCGGCTGCCCTCGGCGAGCAGGGGGACGACGTGCGCATCGACCCAGCTCGGCACGAAGTCGGCGTCGTCGACGAGGATTCCGCCGCCCGCCTCGACCACGCCGGCGGCGTTGAACCGCTGCTCGCCGTTGCCGACCGGGTACGGCACGTACACGGCCGGGATGCCGAGGGCCGCGAGCTCGCTCACCGTCGCGGCGCCCGCACGCGAGAGCGCGAAGTCCGCGATCGCGAGCGCGAGGTCCATGCGGTCGCAGTAGTCGATCATGCGGTAGCCCTCGAGTCCCGGGTCGGAGACCTCCGAGGCGCGGCCGGTGATGTGCAGCACCTGCCAGCCGGTGCTGCGCAGCGCCAGGGCCGATCCCGCCACGGTCGCGTTGACCCGCCGCGCGCCGAGCGAGCCGCCGGTCGCCAGCAGCACGGGTCGGCCGGCGTCGAGTCCGAAGTACTCTGCGGCCTCGGCCCGCGCGACCGCGCGGTCGAGCTGCTCGATCTCGCGCCGGAGCGGCATGCCGACGAATCTCGCCTCGTGCAGCGGCGTGCCCTCGAAGGCGACGCCCACCGTCGCGGCGAAGCGGCTGCCCAGCCGGTTGGCGAGCCCCGGCTTCGCGTTCGCCTCGTGCAGCGCGACCGGCACCTTCTCGGCGCGCGCCGCGAGGTACGCGGGGGTCGCGACGTACCCGCCGAACCCGACCACGACGTCGACGCCGTGCTCGCGGATGAGTTCGCGAACGGTGCGGATGCTGCGCCGGAACGTCGACGGGAACGCGACCGCGGCCCGGTTCGGCCGACGCGGGAAGGGCACCTTCGGAATCGTGAGCAGCTCGTAGCCGCGCGCGGGCACCAGGCGGGACTCGAGTCCCTCGGCGGTGCCGAGCACGAGCACCTGCGCGTCGGGGTCGCGCTCGCGCAGCCGGTCGGCGACCGCGAGCAGCGGGTTCACGTGGCCGGCGGTGCCTCCGCCGGCGAGGAGGTAGGTCGTCATCGCGCGGTCGCCCGCTTCCGCTGCCGCGCGGGGGCCGGTGCGGCCTCGCGCGCGACCGAAAGCACCACGCCGATGCCGACGAGGGTCGTCAGCAGGGCCGTGCCGCCGGAGGACACGAGCGGAAGGGGGACGCCGAGGACGGGGAAGACTCCGAGCACGACACCGATATTGACACACGCCTGCCCGATCACCCACACGAGCATCGCGGCGGTCACGGTGCGGCCGAACATCGTGGGCGCGTGTCGCATGATGCGGGCGAACGCGATCGCGAGCACCACGAGCAGGCCGAGCACCACGACCGCGCCGATGAGGCCCAGTTCCTCGCCGATGATCGCGAAGATGAAGTCGTTGTCGGCGGCCGGCAGCCACGACCACTTCGCGGTCGAGTTGCCGAGGCCCACTCCGAAGACGCCGCCGTTGGCGAGCGCGAACGTGCCGTGCTCGGTCTGCCAGCACGAGTTGATGTAGTCGTCGCAGGTGTGGCTGAGGAACGCGCCGATGCGCTGCATGCGGTTCTCGCTCGTGACCGCCGCGATCGCGAAGGCCCCGGCGCCGAGCAGCACCGGTACGACCAGCAGCCGGAGGCGCACGCCGATGAGGAACAGGGTGCCCAGCAGCATCCCGCCCATGATCATGACCGTGCCGAGGTCGCCGCCGAGCAGCACCAGCCCGATCGCGCCGCCGCCGATGAGCAGGATGGGCAGCACGCCGCGGGTCCACTCGCCGAGCACCTGCTCCTTGCGCGTCGTCATCAGCCCGAGCCAGAGCACGAGCGCGAGCTTGATCGCCTCCGACGGCTGGAACTGGAACCCGAACAGGTTCAGCCAGTTCGTGTTGCCACCGACCGTGACGCCGAGGTCGGTGGCGACCACCAGCACCTGGAGCCCGCACGAGACCGCCAGCGCCGGCCAGGCCACGAGCATCCAGAACCGCTGGGGCAGCCGGCTGACCAGCAGCATGAGCGGGATGCCGACCAGCACGAACACGCCCTGGCGCATGAACTCGCCGAAGAAGCCCTCGTCGGCGATGTACGAGTCGACCGTCGACGACGAGAGCACCATGATCAGTCCGAAGACCACCAGGAAGACGGTCGTGCCGAGCAGGGTGAAGTAGTTGGCCGACTCGGCCCGGAACATGCGTCCGAGCCGGATGCGGGCCGCCGAGATGCCGCCGGGGCGATCCTCAGCCGGCGTGTCCGGGCGCGCGTGGGGCGGAGCCGTCATCCGCCTCACCTCCCAGGTACTCGTGCACCGCGCCGGCGAAGCGCCGGCCCCGGTCCGCGTAGTCGGTGAACTGGTCCATCGACGCCGCGGCCGGTGCGAGGAGCACGGTGTCCCCCGCCTGTGCGAGGCCCGCGGCCGAGGCGACCGCGTGACGCATCACGTCACCAGTGTCGGCGCTGTCGACCTCGACCACCTCGAGCCCGGGGGCGTGTCGCGCGAACGCCGCCACCAGCGGTGCACGGTCCACGCCGATCACGACGACGGCGCGCAGCCGGTCGACGTGGCCTGCGACGAGCGCGTCGATGTCGACGCCCTTGAGCAGGCCGCCCACGATCCAGACCACCGACGGGTAGGCCGCGAGCGACGCCTGCGCCGCGTGCGGGTTGGTCGCCTTCGAGTCGTCGACCCAGCTGACGCCGTCGGCCGCCGCGACCTGCTCGATGCGGTGCGCGTCGAGCCGGAACGACGCGAGGGCGTCGTGCACGGTCGCCGGCGGCACGCCGACCGACCGGGCGAGCGCCGCCGCGGCGAGGATGTTCGCCACGACGTGCGGCGCCGCGAGGCCCGCCTGCGCGAGCTCGTCGAGCGTCGTCAGCTCGAGCGCGGTGTTGCGCCGGTCGTCCAGGAACGCGCGGTCGCAGAGCACGCCCTCGGCGATGCCGAAGTCGCTCGGCCCCGGGACGCCCAGGTCAAACCCGATGGCGCGTGCGCCCTCCTCGACGTCGGCCTCGCGGACCATCCGCTCCGTCGCGGCATCCGACTTGTTGTACACGCACGCGACGCGCACATGCTCGTACACCTTCGCCTTGGCGGCCCGGTAGGCCTCGGCCGAGCCGTGCCAGTCGAGGTGGTCGTCGGCGATGTTCAGGCAGACGGATGACACGGGGTGCAGCGCCCCCGGACCCGTGAGCGGCAGTGCGTGCAACTGGTAGCTCGAGAGCTCGACCACGAGCACGTCGAACCCGCCCGGGTCGCGCACCGCGTCGAGCACGGGCACGCCGATGTTGCCGCAGGGCGCGGCGCGCAGCCCGTGGGCGGCGAGCATCGTGGCGGTGAGCTGGGTCGTGGTGGTCTTGCCGTTGGTGCCCGTGACGAGGATCCACTCTGCCGCCGGCTCCACCTTGTCGCGCACGCGCCAGGCGAGCTCGATGTCGCCCCAGACGGCGACCTGCTCGGACGCCGCCCACTCGAGCAGCGGGTGATCGGGGTGGAACCCGGGCGAGGTGATCACGAGCTCGGGGTCGAACGCGGCGACCTCGTCGGGCACGGCATCGAGCGGATGCTGCAGCAGGCGCGCGCCGATCACCTGGAGCACGCGCACGCGATCGTCGTCGACCTTCGGCGCGACCACGAGCACCTCGGCACCGAGCTCGGCGAGCGTGTCGGCGGCGGCGAAGCCGGTGACCCCGGCGCCCAGGACGAGGACCCTCAGGCCCGACCAGTCGGAGCGCCAGCTCGTGAGACCGTCGAGCCGGGAGGCATCCGTCATCAGTTGGCGAGCCATTCGAGGTAGAAGGTGCCGACTCCGGCCGCGACCAGCAGGCCGGCGATGATCCAGAAGCGCACCACGATCGTGACCTCGGCCCATCCCTTGAGCTCGAAGTGGTGGTGGATCGGGCTCATCAGGAAGATGCGCTTGCCCCGCGTGAGCTTGAAGTACGCCCGCTGCACGATGACCGAGCCGGTCTCGATCACGAAGAGGCCGCCGATGAGGATGAGCAGCAGCTCGGTGCGGCTCACGACCGCGAGGGCCGCCAGCGCCCCGCCGAGTGCGAGCGAGCCCGTGTCGCCCATGATGATCTTCGCCGGGTTCGTGTTCCACCACAGGAAGCCGAGCACCGCGCCGACGATGGCGGTCGCGACGATCGCGATGTCGAGCGGGTCGCGCACGTCGTAGCAGCGGTACCCGTCGCTCGGGTTGAGGTTCTCCGAGAAGCACGACTGGTTGAACTGCCAGAAGCCGATGATGACGAAGGAGCCGATCGCGAGGATCGAGGCGCCCGAGGCCAGGCCGTCGAGCCCGTCGGTGACGTTCACCGCGTTCGAGGCGGCGGCCGTCAGCAGCGTGATCCAGAGCACGTAGAGGATGACGCCGACGATCGTGCCGAAGACCATGAAGTCGAGCGGCAGGTCGCGGATGAACGAGATGCTCGTCGACGCGGGAGTGACGCCCTGCGAGTTCGGGAAGCCGATCGCGAGCAGGGCGAACAGCGCCGCGACGATCACCTGGCCGGCGATCTTGGCCCAGCCGCCGAGGCCGAGGCTCTGCTTCTTGCGCGTCTTCAGGAAGTCGTCGACGAATCCGACGATGCCGAGCCCGACCATCATCAGCAGCACGAGCAGGCCCGACGCGGTCGGCGGCTCGTCGAACAGCAGGGTCGCCGTGAAGTACCCGAACAGCGTGCCCAGGATGAAGATGATGCCGCCCATCGTGGGCGTGCCGCGCTTGACGTGGTGGCTCTTCGGACCGTCGTCGCGGATGAACTGGCCCCAGTTCAGCTTCGTGAACAGCCGGATGAACAGCGGCGTGAGGAACAGCGTGAAGGAGAGCGACAACGCTCCGGCGGTCAACAGAGTTCTCACGCGAACCATTCTCCCAATCGGTCGCCGAGATGCCGCAGACCCGCCGCGTTCGACGATTTCACGAGCACGGTGTCACCGGGCCCGGCCATCGATGATACGAGGTCGAAGGCCTCCTCGGGGGTCTCGACGAACGTGCTCTCGCCGTCCCACGACCCCTCGTTGATCGCGGTGATGTGGAGGCGCCGCGCGCCCGCGCCCACCACCACGAGCTGCGAGATGCCGAGCCGCACCGCCTGCAGGCCGATGCGGTCGTGCTCCTCCCCCGAGAACTCGCCGAGCTCGCTCATCTCCCCGAGCACCGCGATCGTGCGTCCGCCGGCCCGTCCGAGCTGCGCGAGCGTCTTCAGCGCCGCGGCCATCGAGTCGGGGCTCGCGTTGTAGGCGTCGTTGATGACCGTGATGCCGTCTCGGCCGCCCATGAGCTGCATGCGCCAGCGCTCGGCGAGCGTCACCGACTCGAGCCGCTGCACGATGTCGTCGAGCGCGAGGCCGAGCTCGGTCGCGACCGCGATCGCCGCGAGCGCGTTCATGACGTGGTGCTCGCCGAGCACCCGGAAGCGCACGTCGGCGCCGCCGACACCGGCGACCTCGACGTGGAAGTCGGTGCCGCCCGCGTGCGCGACCACGTCGCTCGCACGCACGTCCGCGTTCGGGCCGAAGCCGAAGCGCACGATGCGGGCGCGGGTGCGGGCGGCCATGCCGTCGACGCGCGGGTCGTCGGCGTTCAGCACGGCGACGCCGTCGTCGGCGAGCGCCTCGACCATCTCGCCCTTCGCGAGCACGGTCTGCTCGATGCCGCCGAACTCGCCGGCGTGCGCGAGGCCGACCTTCAGCACGACCCCGATGTCGGGACGCGCC
This portion of the Agromyces rhizosphaerae genome encodes:
- the murC gene encoding UDP-N-acetylmuramate--L-alanine ligase encodes the protein MPETIGAVHFVGIGGAGMSGIARLFLGAGHRVTGSDVRDSDAVRVLRELGAEVSIGHDAAHVGDADTVVVTGALWQDNPEYRYALEHGIPVLHRSQALAWLIRSQRLISVAGAHGKTTSTGMIITGLIGLGQDPSFVNGGVIQALGTSSARGSGEWFVVEADESDGSFLLYDTSVALVTNVDPDHLDHYGSFEAFEDAFVTFADRARELVVISADDPGALRVKERLSHRRVLTFGEADSADVRVHSIVAEGPVEFAIDHGGATYRTRLAVPGVHNAINAAGAFAVLVGVGFPPAETLAAIAAFGGTGRRFELHGTVGGVSVYDDYAHHPTEVAAALSGARTVVGEGRIIAVHQPHLYSRTRLFAGEFAEVLETLADETVVLDVYGAREDPEPGVTGQLVADRFNDPSKVAFVADWQEAADHTARIAREGDFVITLGCGDVYRIVPQLLGSLERERG
- a CDS encoding UDP-N-acetylglucosamine--N-acetylmuramyl-(pentapeptide) pyrophosphoryl-undecaprenol N-acetylglucosamine transferase; this translates as MTTYLLAGGGTAGHVNPLLAVADRLRERDPDAQVLVLGTAEGLESRLVPARGYELLTIPKVPFPRRPNRAAVAFPSTFRRSIRTVRELIREHGVDVVVGFGGYVATPAYLAARAEKVPVALHEANAKPGLANRLGSRFAATVGVAFEGTPLHEARFVGMPLRREIEQLDRAVARAEAAEYFGLDAGRPVLLATGGSLGARRVNATVAGSALALRSTGWQVLHITGRASEVSDPGLEGYRMIDYCDRMDLALAIADFALSRAGAATVSELAALGIPAVYVPYPVGNGEQRFNAAGVVEAGGGILVDDADFVPSWVDAHVVPLLAEGSRVAAMASAAASAGVIDGTDRMVALVDEALGAGAP
- the ftsW gene encoding putative lipid II flippase FtsW, whose amino-acid sequence is MTAPPHARPDTPAEDRPGGISAARIRLGRMFRAESANYFTLLGTTVFLVVFGLIMVLSSSTVDSYIADEGFFGEFMRQGVFVLVGIPLMLLVSRLPQRFWMLVAWPALAVSCGLQVLVVATDLGVTVGGNTNWLNLFGFQFQPSEAIKLALVLWLGLMTTRKEQVLGEWTRGVLPILLIGGGAIGLVLLGGDLGTVMIMGGMLLGTLFLIGVRLRLLVVPVLLGAGAFAIAAVTSENRMQRIGAFLSHTCDDYINSCWQTEHGTFALANGGVFGVGLGNSTAKWSWLPAADNDFIFAIIGEELGLIGAVVVLGLLVVLAIAFARIMRHAPTMFGRTVTAAMLVWVIGQACVNIGVVLGVFPVLGVPLPLVSSGGTALLTTLVGIGVVLSVAREAAPAPARQRKRATAR
- the murD gene encoding UDP-N-acetylmuramoyl-L-alanine--D-glutamate ligase, with translation MARQLMTDASRLDGLTSWRSDWSGLRVLVLGAGVTGFAAADTLAELGAEVLVVAPKVDDDRVRVLQVIGARLLQHPLDAVPDEVAAFDPELVITSPGFHPDHPLLEWAASEQVAVWGDIELAWRVRDKVEPAAEWILVTGTNGKTTTTQLTATMLAAHGLRAAPCGNIGVPVLDAVRDPGGFDVLVVELSSYQLHALPLTGPGALHPVSSVCLNIADDHLDWHGSAEAYRAAKAKVYEHVRVACVYNKSDAATERMVREADVEEGARAIGFDLGVPGPSDFGIAEGVLCDRAFLDDRRNTALELTTLDELAQAGLAAPHVVANILAAAALARSVGVPPATVHDALASFRLDAHRIEQVAAADGVSWVDDSKATNPHAAQASLAAYPSVVWIVGGLLKGVDIDALVAGHVDRLRAVVVIGVDRAPLVAAFARHAPGLEVVEVDSADTGDVMRHAVASAAGLAQAGDTVLLAPAAASMDQFTDYADRGRRFAGAVHEYLGGEADDGSAPRAPGHAG
- the mraY gene encoding phospho-N-acetylmuramoyl-pentapeptide-transferase — its product is MRTLLTAGALSLSFTLFLTPLFIRLFTKLNWGQFIRDDGPKSHHVKRGTPTMGGIIFILGTLFGYFTATLLFDEPPTASGLLVLLMMVGLGIVGFVDDFLKTRKKQSLGLGGWAKIAGQVIVAALFALLAIGFPNSQGVTPASTSISFIRDLPLDFMVFGTIVGVILYVLWITLLTAAASNAVNVTDGLDGLASGASILAIGSFVIIGFWQFNQSCFSENLNPSDGYRCYDVRDPLDIAIVATAIVGAVLGFLWWNTNPAKIIMGDTGSLALGGALAALAVVSRTELLLILIGGLFVIETGSVIVQRAYFKLTRGKRIFLMSPIHHHFELKGWAEVTIVVRFWIIAGLLVAAGVGTFYLEWLAN
- a CDS encoding UDP-N-acetylmuramoyl-tripeptide--D-alanyl-D-alanine ligase; the protein is MLALTIDEVARAVDGRLVDAAHGTRVVAGAVHTDSREVGPGDVFVCKPGEVTDGHRFAPDAVAAGAELLIVEHPLELDVPQVVVGDAVVALGALATEVVSRVRASGDLRVIGITGSNGKTTTKNLLRAILSPEGETVAPRGSYNNEVGAPVTMLELTGSTKYLVAEMGASGVGHIARLTRMARPDIGVVLKVGLAHAGEFGGIEQTVLAKGEMVEALADDGVAVLNADDPRVDGMAARTRARIVRFGFGPNADVRASDVVAHAGGTDFHVEVAGVGGADVRFRVLGEHHVMNALAAIAVATELGLALDDIVQRLESVTLAERWRMQLMGGRDGITVINDAYNASPDSMAAALKTLAQLGRAGGRTIAVLGEMSELGEFSGEEHDRIGLQAVRLGISQLVVVGAGARRLHITAINEGSWDGESTFVETPEEAFDLVSSMAGPGDTVLVKSSNAAGLRHLGDRLGEWFA